A window of Lepidochelys kempii isolate rLepKem1 chromosome 1, rLepKem1.hap2, whole genome shotgun sequence contains these coding sequences:
- the SLAIN1 gene encoding SLAIN motif-containing protein 1 isoform X4 — MTLTLQEKSLSPLQWCRHILDHPTPEIEAAKRSLCFRLEQASRWRSLFSTPVSLAFPYSPVARLTPYSNGFNTPSFSKTSNKAILTPERPGYISRSSPLSPQSSIDSELSASELEDDSISMGYKLQDLTDVQIMARLQEESLRQDYASTSASVSRHSSTISLHSGKKGTSSDQEYDRYSLEDEEEFDHLPPPQPRLTRCSPFQRGIPHSQTFSSIRECRRSPTSQYFPPNNYQQQYYSPQAQTPEQQPNRINGDKLRRSMPNLARMPSTPTINNNASSPVSVRNSQSFDSSLHGAGNGISRIQSCIPSPGQLQHRVHSVGHFPVSVRQPLKATAYVSPTVQGSNSIPLSSTLQLYSNSGIPMPNKTANPGTVGRSALPRPSLALSGSSIPRSKIAQPVRSFLQPPKPLSSLSTLRDGNWRDGCY, encoded by the exons CTAGCCGATGGCGGAGCCTCTTCTCTACACCTGTTTCCTTGGCCTTTCCCTATAGTCCTGTTGCAAGACTCACTCCATATAGCAATGGCTTTAATACTCCCAGCTTCTCTAAAACCTCCAATAAAGCAATACTAACACCTGAAAGACCAG GTTACATTTCCAGAAGTTCTCCTCTCAGCCCCCAGTCATCAATAGACAGTGAACTGAGCGCCTCCGAACTGGAGGATGATTCCATCTCCATGGGATATAAACTACAGGACCTCACTGATGTTCAGATCATGGCTCGACTGCAGGAAGAGA GTCTCAGACAAGATTATGCTTCTACTTCAGCATCTGTATCAAGACACAGCTCAACTATATCTCTACATTCAGGAAAGAAAGGGACATCCAGTGATCAGGAATATGATCGCTATAGTCTTGAGGATGAAGAAGAGTTTGATCACCTGCCACCTCCACAGCCCCGACTTACTCGCTGTTCACCATTCCAAAGAGGAATTCCACACTCTCAAACTTTTTCCAGTATTCGGGAGTGCAGGAGAAGCCCCACTTCACAATATTTCCCTCCAAATAATTATCAGCAGCAGTATTACTCTCCTCAAGCCCAAACTCCAGAGCAGCAACCAAACAGGATTAATGGAG ATAAACTCAGAAGAAGCATGCCTAACCTAGCTCGGATGCCAAGTACTCCTACCATTAATAACAATGCTAGCTCACCAGTCTCTGTGAGGAACAGTCAAAGCTTTGATTCCAGTTTACATGGAGCCGGTAATGGGATTTCAAGAATACAATCTTGTA TTCCATCTCCAGGACAACTTCAGCACAGAGTTCATAGTGTGGGACATTTTCCTGTGTCTGTCAGACAGCCTCTCAAAGCTACAGCGTATGTAAGCCCAACTGTACAAGGCAGCAATAGTATTCCCTTATCCAGCACCTTACAATTATATTCTAACAGTGGAATCCCCATGCCAAACAAGACTGCAAATCCTGGGACTGTAGGACGTAGTGCTCTTCCAAGACCATCATTGGCCCTAAGTGGGAGTAGTATACCCAGGAGTAAAATTGCACAGCCAGTTCGAAG ttttcttCAGCCTCCAAAGCCTCTTTCTTCTCTTAGTACTCTACGAGATGGAAATTGGAGAGACGGCTGCTATTGA